A single Cupriavidus sp. D39 DNA region contains:
- a CDS encoding TetR/AcrR family transcriptional regulator has product MSARERILATASELFYREGIRAIGVDTVVERSGVSKTSLYRLFESKDALIAAFAAEQDRLFRVRWDRIEEQHADDPRALLEALLSGIAERIGLPAFRGCPFLNLATEFPDDNHPGQVVARGNKEEMRARLATIVARLGASDPGRTAFQITLLINGAYVSGLMAEPADLRGDLVDAAMKLLA; this is encoded by the coding sequence GTGAGCGCGCGCGAGCGCATCCTCGCGACGGCAAGTGAATTGTTTTACCGCGAGGGCATCCGCGCCATCGGGGTCGACACGGTTGTCGAGCGATCCGGGGTGTCGAAGACGAGCCTCTATCGCCTGTTTGAATCCAAGGACGCTTTGATCGCCGCCTTCGCAGCCGAACAGGATCGGTTGTTCCGGGTGCGGTGGGATCGCATTGAAGAGCAGCACGCTGATGACCCGCGCGCTTTGCTGGAGGCGCTGCTATCCGGGATCGCAGAGCGGATCGGACTCCCCGCCTTTCGGGGCTGTCCGTTCCTCAACCTGGCGACGGAGTTTCCCGACGACAACCATCCTGGCCAGGTCGTCGCCCGGGGCAACAAGGAGGAAATGCGGGCGAGGCTCGCGACCATAGTGGCCAGGCTTGGCGCCAGTGATCCCGGCCGAACTGCATTTCAGATAACGCTGCTCATCAACGGCGCGTACGTCAGCGGCCTGATGGCAGAACCGGCTGATCTGAGGGGCGACCTCGTCGATGCCGCCATGAAGTTGTTGGCTTAG
- a CDS encoding nucleotidyltransferase domain-containing protein, translated as MHTLTERPIDPATERTALAFLDRIAVSYPVRGAILFGSRAKGNFREDSDADIAVVLPGPRGQFMAAKLAMADVAFDVLLETGIRVQPLPVWEEELAHPEDYPNPALLHNIESDGIRLC; from the coding sequence ATGCATACGCTGACTGAGCGCCCCATCGATCCCGCCACGGAGCGGACAGCGCTGGCCTTTCTCGACCGGATAGCGGTTTCTTATCCGGTACGGGGCGCTATCCTTTTTGGCAGTCGCGCCAAGGGGAACTTCCGCGAGGACAGCGACGCCGACATTGCCGTGGTGCTGCCTGGCCCACGCGGCCAGTTCATGGCGGCAAAGCTCGCCATGGCGGACGTGGCGTTTGACGTGCTGCTGGAAACCGGCATTCGCGTGCAACCCCTGCCCGTATGGGAAGAGGAGTTGGCGCACCCAGAGGACTATCCGAATCCGGCCTTGCTGCACAACATCGAGAGCGATGGGATTCGGTTGTGTTGA
- a CDS encoding SDR family oxidoreductase, with the protein MSSSSMPTALVTNSTGYAGPPAVDALGEAGFRVLVHDRQFSDQAVLEEFLQLHPHAEYVRAESPAGLPGAAMNVTGRLDAIVSNDHYPAVQTASEKASLEDLRNTLEVLVVEPFAMLQAAIPHLKAQGRGNVIVITSCRTHSPIPGGAIPDSARAAANAMVRSLAVELARHQIAVNAIAPNFLYSEAYYPRARFIDDPVGRAYVETTVPAQRLGRPDEIGEVIRFLATTQAHFLTGAIIDFNGAWPGCEVRPT; encoded by the coding sequence ATGTCCTCGAGTTCTATGCCTACAGCACTCGTCACAAACTCTACCGGCTACGCGGGGCCGCCGGCAGTGGATGCGCTTGGCGAAGCCGGATTTCGAGTCCTCGTTCACGACCGGCAATTCAGCGATCAGGCCGTTCTCGAAGAGTTCCTGCAGTTGCATCCACACGCGGAATATGTTCGCGCCGAAAGTCCAGCCGGATTGCCGGGCGCCGCCATGAATGTTACCGGCAGGCTCGACGCAATCGTCAGCAACGACCACTATCCCGCCGTTCAGACCGCGTCGGAGAAAGCCTCGCTCGAGGACCTGCGTAATACGCTCGAGGTACTCGTCGTTGAGCCATTCGCCATGTTGCAGGCCGCGATTCCCCATCTGAAGGCGCAAGGACGGGGCAATGTCATCGTGATCACTTCATGCCGCACGCACTCCCCAATTCCTGGTGGCGCAATTCCCGACTCGGCGAGAGCGGCGGCGAACGCCATGGTGCGATCCCTCGCGGTCGAACTTGCTCGCCACCAGATTGCCGTCAACGCGATCGCCCCGAATTTTCTCTACAGCGAAGCATACTATCCCCGCGCCAGGTTCATTGATGACCCGGTCGGCCGCGCGTACGTCGAGACAACCGTGCCGGCCCAGCGATTAGGTCGCCCTGACGAAATCGGCGAGGTAATACGGTTCCTCGCGACCACACAGGCCCACTTCCTCACCGGCGCGATCATCGATTTCAACGGAGCCTGGCCGGGCTGCGAGGTTCGTCCGACGTAA
- a CDS encoding NAD(P)-dependent oxidoreductase produces MCIGFIGLGVMGQPMALNLARAGTQLIVWNRSADKSESLRAAGATVVTNPDEIFKRTRVVFLMLTDGDAIDAVLARGTPQFSANIVHHTIVHMGTTSPDYSRGLEADIRNAGGSYVEAPVSGSRKPAEAGHLVAMLAGEDAAVESVRSLLEPMCHQTMVCGPVPSGLLMKLAVNLFLITTVAGLAEAAHFAERHGLDMQQFRAIVDAGQMASGISRVKILKLVMRDFDVQGSITNVLKDNRLIVEAAREAGVASPLLDVCYALFGETLALGHGQSDMAAVVHALEARTESGK; encoded by the coding sequence ATGTGCATCGGTTTCATCGGCTTAGGTGTCATGGGGCAGCCAATGGCGCTCAATCTGGCCCGCGCAGGCACGCAACTCATTGTCTGGAATCGCTCCGCTGACAAGAGCGAGTCTTTGCGAGCGGCGGGCGCAACCGTCGTGACGAACCCTGACGAGATATTTAAACGCACCCGCGTAGTATTCCTGATGCTGACCGACGGCGACGCAATCGACGCCGTCCTCGCCCGCGGCACGCCGCAGTTCAGCGCGAACATTGTGCACCACACGATCGTCCACATGGGGACCACCTCGCCCGACTACTCGCGCGGACTCGAAGCCGACATTCGCAACGCCGGTGGCAGCTACGTGGAAGCGCCCGTCTCGGGCTCGCGCAAGCCCGCCGAGGCGGGCCACCTCGTGGCGATGCTAGCGGGTGAAGACGCGGCCGTCGAAAGCGTCCGCTCCTTGCTCGAGCCAATGTGCCATCAGACGATGGTGTGCGGCCCGGTTCCGAGCGGGCTCCTCATGAAGCTTGCGGTGAACCTGTTTCTGATCACCACGGTCGCCGGCCTTGCGGAAGCGGCTCATTTTGCCGAGCGACATGGTCTGGACATGCAGCAGTTCCGCGCCATCGTGGACGCCGGTCAGATGGCGAGCGGCATCTCACGCGTGAAAATTCTTAAGCTGGTGATGCGTGACTTCGATGTCCAGGGGTCGATCACCAATGTGCTGAAGGACAATCGATTGATTGTGGAAGCGGCCAGAGAAGCCGGGGTCGCGTCGCCGCTACTGGATGTCTGCTATGCGCTATTCGGTGAGACGCTGGCGCTGGGGCACGGCCAGTCCGACATGGCGGCCGTCGTCCACGCACTCGAGGCAAGAACCGAATCCGGCAAATGA
- a CDS encoding quinone oxidoreductase family protein, producing MRAIEAETFSGYGGLRQIELPRPQPAKDRVLVRVTAAGVTPLDHTILSGGHPRAKAPLVLGNEGAGVIEDAGDSGLAVGSRVMFTGPYGVREHGAWQEWLLVRPEDLALVPDVIDDVVAASLPVAYLTAQITLTLAEFKPGMTVLAPAIGGSVGNATYQLARAQGAGKVISTAGSAAKAARARELGFEDVIDLSTEALTDGVRRITAGSGVDIVIESIGGTVTSEALSSLGLGGVLITLGYSAGRKTTIDVTDLIWKRARMAGFSLFAQSPTAIATAWRDIIPLIVSGSVKPIVERVYPLGEAGEALRHLIEDRPFGKVVLAE from the coding sequence ATGCGTGCGATTGAGGCGGAGACATTCTCGGGCTATGGCGGCTTGCGGCAGATCGAATTGCCCAGGCCGCAACCGGCAAAAGACAGGGTACTGGTTCGCGTCACGGCCGCCGGCGTGACGCCGCTCGATCATACGATCCTGTCGGGTGGGCACCCCCGGGCCAAGGCGCCGCTGGTGCTCGGCAATGAGGGCGCTGGTGTCATCGAGGATGCCGGCGACTCCGGTCTCGCGGTGGGAAGCCGCGTGATGTTCACCGGGCCTTACGGCGTTCGTGAACATGGCGCGTGGCAAGAATGGCTGCTGGTGCGCCCCGAAGATCTGGCGCTCGTGCCCGACGTGATCGACGACGTAGTCGCGGCCAGCCTTCCAGTGGCCTATCTGACGGCGCAGATCACATTGACGCTGGCCGAATTCAAGCCCGGCATGACGGTGCTGGCTCCGGCAATCGGCGGGTCGGTCGGCAACGCAACCTATCAGCTCGCGCGGGCGCAGGGCGCCGGCAAGGTGATTTCGACGGCCGGCAGCGCGGCGAAAGCCGCTCGCGCACGCGAGCTTGGCTTCGAAGACGTGATTGACCTCAGCACGGAAGCTCTCACCGACGGTGTTCGCCGGATAACGGCCGGCAGCGGTGTCGATATCGTCATCGAGAGCATCGGCGGCACCGTGACCAGTGAGGCGTTGAGCAGCCTTGGTCTCGGCGGTGTCCTGATCACGCTGGGCTATTCCGCCGGACGAAAGACCACGATCGATGTGACGGACCTGATCTGGAAACGCGCGCGGATGGCCGGCTTCTCTTTGTTTGCCCAATCACCGACCGCGATTGCCACCGCGTGGCGGGACATCATCCCGCTGATCGTCAGCGGATCAGTCAAGCCCATCGTCGAGCGGGTTTATCCGCTTGGCGAGGCGGGCGAAGCCTTGCGCCATCTGATTGAGGATCGGCCCTTTGGCAAAGTCGTCCTGGCGGAATGA
- a CDS encoding GNAT family N-acetyltransferase: MTMHLLDNPVWHALTGPQRHFGIGEGPARRYQPDISPIAALENPLAAESWAALADIVKVGETIGLFGARSESVPDGWETQWRDPFLQMICTQRSFRAPISGTTAPMMRELHLSDGAAMVTLAGLTEPGPMEKRTVTIGRYLGIFDGNASLIAMAGERVRLDGFTEVSGVCTHPDHRGKGYANVLVASLARQIVERGETAFLHVKDGNSGAASVYEKLGFSVRAVRDIAALKKRERSRPELSA, from the coding sequence ATGACTATGCACCTGTTAGACAATCCAGTATGGCATGCACTCACCGGCCCTCAACGGCATTTCGGCATCGGCGAGGGTCCGGCGAGGCGCTATCAGCCAGACATTTCGCCGATAGCAGCACTCGAAAATCCTCTGGCCGCCGAGTCGTGGGCGGCACTTGCTGATATCGTGAAGGTTGGCGAAACGATTGGTCTGTTCGGCGCCAGGAGCGAGTCGGTGCCGGACGGCTGGGAAACCCAGTGGCGCGATCCATTTTTGCAGATGATCTGCACGCAGAGGAGTTTCCGCGCACCGATCAGCGGTACGACGGCGCCTATGATGAGGGAGCTCCATCTGTCCGATGGCGCTGCGATGGTGACCCTGGCAGGCTTGACGGAGCCCGGACCGATGGAGAAGCGCACGGTGACAATCGGGCGCTATCTCGGCATCTTCGACGGGAACGCCTCCCTCATTGCGATGGCCGGCGAACGCGTTCGCCTTGACGGGTTCACGGAAGTCAGCGGCGTCTGCACGCACCCGGACCATCGGGGTAAAGGTTATGCCAATGTCCTTGTCGCTTCGCTCGCGAGGCAGATCGTCGAACGCGGCGAGACGGCTTTTCTTCACGTCAAGGACGGGAACAGCGGCGCCGCTAGCGTGTACGAAAAACTTGGATTCTCTGTCCGCGCCGTGCGCGACATCGCTGCACTGAAAAAACGGGAGCGATCCAGGCCTGAACTTTCGGCCTGA
- a CDS encoding MBL fold metallo-hydrolase, with the protein MLSWQVGAVKITCVVEMLMPLPYDPEGFFLRDATPEALKASPWLYPHFANEDGSLNVSIHALLVEAPGLRLMVDTCIGNDKPRHLVGGNPLATAFLQHLADAGWSRDSVDAVVCTHLHVDHVGWNTMLVDGKWVPTFPKARYLIGKREFEHWSNEGDEEQQAIMGDSVRPIFDAGLTELVEMDHRVSPEVRLRPTPATRRAMSAW; encoded by the coding sequence ATGTTGAGCTGGCAGGTGGGCGCGGTGAAGATCACCTGCGTGGTCGAGATGCTGATGCCCCTCCCCTACGATCCGGAGGGCTTTTTCCTGCGGGACGCGACGCCGGAGGCGCTGAAGGCCAGCCCCTGGCTCTATCCGCACTTCGCCAACGAGGATGGTTCGCTCAACGTGTCCATCCACGCCCTGCTAGTGGAGGCGCCGGGGCTGAGGCTGATGGTCGACACCTGCATCGGCAACGACAAGCCGCGCCATCTGGTGGGCGGAAACCCGCTGGCGACGGCGTTCCTGCAACACCTGGCGGATGCGGGCTGGAGCCGCGACAGTGTCGACGCTGTGGTCTGCACCCACCTGCACGTGGACCATGTGGGCTGGAACACCATGTTGGTGGACGGCAAGTGGGTCCCGACCTTCCCCAAGGCCCGGTACCTGATCGGCAAGCGCGAATTCGAGCATTGGAGCAACGAGGGCGACGAGGAGCAGCAGGCGATCATGGGAGACAGCGTGCGGCCAATCTTCGACGCCGGCTTGACCGAACTGGTGGAGATGGACCACCGCGTCTCTCCTGAGGTCCGCCTGAGGCCAACCCCGGCCACACGCCGGGCCATGTCAGCGTGGTGA
- a CDS encoding TetR/AcrR family transcriptional regulator, with amino-acid sequence MTAGTRPRRGAPPKGEASARERILATASELFYREGIRAIGVDTVVERSGVSKTSLYRLFESKDALIAAFAAEQDRLFWARWDRIEEQHADDPRALLEALLSGIAERIGLPAFRGCPFLNLATEFPDDNHPGRVVARGNKEEMRARLATIVARLGASDPDRTAFQITLLINGAYVSGLMAEPADLRGDLVDAAMKLLA; translated from the coding sequence ATGACGGCAGGAACCCGGCCCCGGCGGGGAGCCCCGCCAAAGGGCGAAGCGAGCGCGCGCGAGCGCATCCTCGCGACGGCAAGCGAATTGTTTTACCGCGAGGGCATTCGCGCCATCGGGGTCGACACGGTCGTCGAGCGATCCGGGGTGTCGAAGACGAGCCTCTATCGCCTGTTTGAATCCAAGGACGCTTTGATCGCCGCCTTCGCTGCCGAACAGGATCGGTTGTTCTGGGCGCGGTGGGATCGCATTGAAGAGCAGCACGCTGATGACCCGCGCGCTTTGCTGGAGGCGCTGCTATCCGGGATCGCAGAGCGGATCGGACTCCCCGCCTTTCGGGGCTGTCCGTTCCTCAACCTGGCGACGGAGTTTCCCGACGACAACCATCCTGGCCGGGTCGTCGCCCGGGGCAACAAGGAGGAAATGCGGGCGAGGCTCGCGACCATAGTGGCCAGGCTTGGCGCCAGTGATCCCGACCGAACTGCATTTCAGATAACGCTGCTCATCAACGGCGCGTACGTCAGCGGCCTCATGGCAGAACCGGCTGATCTGAGGGGCGACCTCGTCGATGCCGCCATGAAGTTGTTGGCCTAG
- a CDS encoding D-2-hydroxyacid dehydrogenase family protein, translated as MINADEWPGREKTHIDGGPIRIAVLDDYQHAALSLADWSSLKRWASITIFHDHLAEADAIVARLKPFAVVCVMRERTPLTRDILERLPGLKLIASTAPRNASIDTDTAVRQGIKVVHTGYTSTPTVELTWALILGSARHIASEGGSLRRGGWQQSVGDDLSGRTLAVLGLGNVGRDVARIGVAFGMNVIAWSENLTPERVIAAGAEFVSKETLFKQADFLSVHLVLSQRTRGLVGAEELSLMKPTARLINTSRGQIVTETDLVEALHARKIAGAAIDVFDQEPLPPNHPFRTMTNVLATPHIGYVSRGLYETFYRDTVANIRRWLEESPTG; from the coding sequence ATGATCAACGCTGATGAATGGCCCGGCCGGGAGAAAACGCACATCGATGGCGGCCCGATCAGGATCGCCGTCCTGGACGATTACCAGCACGCCGCTCTCTCGCTTGCCGACTGGTCATCGCTGAAGCGGTGGGCGAGCATCACTATCTTCCATGACCATCTGGCGGAAGCGGATGCGATCGTCGCAAGACTGAAGCCATTTGCCGTCGTGTGCGTGATGCGGGAGAGAACGCCGCTCACGCGCGACATTTTGGAACGCCTGCCGGGCCTCAAGCTGATCGCGTCGACGGCCCCTCGCAATGCCTCGATTGATACCGATACCGCCGTTCGGCAAGGGATCAAGGTCGTTCACACGGGTTATACATCCACCCCCACCGTCGAACTGACATGGGCCCTCATTCTTGGTAGCGCCCGCCACATTGCAAGCGAAGGCGGGTCCTTGAGACGAGGAGGTTGGCAGCAGTCCGTTGGCGACGATCTGTCGGGAAGGACACTCGCCGTCCTGGGGCTTGGCAATGTCGGTCGAGACGTCGCCAGGATCGGCGTGGCATTCGGAATGAATGTAATCGCCTGGAGCGAAAACCTCACCCCGGAGCGCGTTATTGCGGCCGGTGCAGAGTTCGTGTCGAAGGAAACATTGTTCAAGCAGGCCGATTTCTTGAGCGTCCACCTTGTCCTGAGCCAAAGAACAAGGGGCTTGGTCGGAGCCGAGGAACTGTCCCTGATGAAACCGACGGCCCGTTTGATCAATACCTCCCGCGGTCAGATTGTCACTGAGACCGACTTGGTTGAAGCACTTCATGCCCGGAAAATCGCGGGCGCGGCGATCGACGTGTTCGATCAGGAGCCGCTCCCGCCGAACCATCCTTTCCGGACGATGACCAACGTGCTTGCGACGCCGCACATCGGCTACGTATCGCGGGGGCTTTACGAAACCTTCTACCGGGACACAGTCGCCAATATCCGGCGCTGGCTCGAAGAGTCTCCAACGGGATGA
- a CDS encoding amidohydrolase produces MAAPKAHRFHACPPSALRAGVSALALAAGLLCLAPAAARAQAAGSESLQAQIDTRAKAVEAQLIAWRRDIHQHPELGNYEVRTSKLVADHLRKLGMEVKTGVAKTGVVGVLKGGKPGPVVALRADMDALPVKERVDVPFASKARGQYLGKEVDVMHACGHDTHVAILMATAEVLAGMKDQLPGTVKFIFQPAEESPADFEPNGSNMWGAKQMVAEGVLDNPKVDAIFGLHVSSGIESGKLAWRSGPSMAAADQFWIDVKGRQTHGARPWGGIDPIVVASQIVMGLQTIQSRQVNAMLEPSVITVGTIHGGNRMNIVPEKVEMMGTVRTYDEGMKKDIHARMKRTTEAIASSAGAEATFKVVELYNATVNQPALTDKMAPTLKRVAGDGNWMIAPKATASEDFSFYQENVPGLFFNLGVTPKGTDVNKAPSNHSPEFYVDEPALVNGVRALAGLTVDYMTMAQR; encoded by the coding sequence ATGGCAGCACCCAAAGCCCATCGTTTCCATGCTTGCCCCCCGTCCGCCTTGCGTGCCGGCGTGTCCGCGCTCGCGCTGGCCGCCGGCCTGCTGTGCCTGGCACCCGCCGCCGCGCGGGCACAAGCCGCCGGCAGCGAAAGCCTGCAGGCGCAGATCGATACCCGCGCCAAGGCCGTGGAGGCGCAGCTGATCGCCTGGCGCCGCGACATCCACCAGCATCCCGAACTAGGCAACTACGAGGTCCGCACCTCCAAGCTGGTGGCGGACCACCTGCGCAAGCTCGGCATGGAAGTAAAGACGGGGGTCGCCAAGACCGGCGTGGTGGGCGTGCTCAAGGGCGGCAAGCCGGGCCCGGTGGTGGCGCTGCGCGCCGATATGGATGCCTTGCCGGTCAAGGAGCGCGTGGACGTGCCCTTCGCCTCCAAGGCCCGCGGCCAGTACCTGGGCAAGGAAGTGGACGTGATGCACGCCTGCGGGCATGACACCCATGTCGCCATCCTGATGGCCACGGCCGAGGTGCTGGCCGGCATGAAGGACCAGCTGCCCGGCACGGTCAAGTTCATCTTCCAGCCGGCCGAGGAAAGCCCGGCGGACTTCGAGCCCAACGGCAGCAATATGTGGGGCGCCAAGCAGATGGTGGCCGAGGGCGTGCTGGACAATCCCAAGGTGGATGCCATCTTCGGCCTGCACGTGAGCAGCGGCATCGAGTCGGGCAAGCTGGCCTGGCGCAGCGGCCCGTCGATGGCCGCCGCCGACCAGTTCTGGATCGACGTCAAAGGCCGCCAGACCCACGGTGCGCGCCCCTGGGGCGGCATCGACCCGATCGTGGTGGCCTCGCAGATCGTCATGGGCCTGCAGACCATCCAGAGCCGCCAGGTCAACGCCATGCTGGAGCCGTCGGTGATCACGGTCGGCACCATCCACGGCGGAAACCGCATGAACATCGTGCCGGAGAAGGTCGAGATGATGGGCACGGTGCGCACCTACGACGAAGGCATGAAGAAGGACATCCACGCCCGCATGAAGCGCACCACCGAGGCCATCGCCAGCAGCGCCGGCGCCGAGGCCACCTTCAAGGTGGTGGAACTCTACAACGCCACCGTCAACCAGCCCGCGCTGACCGACAAGATGGCCCCCACCCTCAAGCGCGTGGCCGGCGACGGCAACTGGATGATCGCGCCCAAGGCCACCGCCTCGGAGGACTTCTCCTTCTACCAGGAGAACGTGCCGGGCCTGTTCTTCAATCTTGGCGTCACGCCCAAGGGCACGGACGTAAACAAGGCGCCGTCCAATCACTCGCCGGAGTTCTACGTGGATGAGCCGGCGCTGGTGAATGGGGTTAGGGCGTTGGCTGGTTTGACGGTCGACTATATGACCATGGCACAGCGATAA
- a CDS encoding TetR/AcrR family transcriptional regulator has protein sequence MVAAGLTQGGFYRHFGSKELLVAEANGAAFAQLMDMFERAIVGKPPGEALDTVVSLYLHQLQGKDPVYLCPLATLGSELRHTDEQVKATTVDGYERLVRLIAQQTQQLGIAGHADVANAIVSTLVGAVTLSGLAPDPRTEETILLNAQNVVRVLLQCSPQANVPTRKRRSSQAERA, from the coding sequence ATGGTTGCCGCTGGCCTGACGCAAGGCGGCTTCTATCGGCATTTCGGGTCGAAGGAGCTGCTGGTTGCCGAAGCCAACGGCGCGGCGTTCGCGCAACTGATGGACATGTTCGAACGTGCCATCGTCGGCAAGCCACCAGGGGAAGCGCTCGATACCGTCGTTTCTCTCTATCTTCACCAACTTCAGGGCAAAGACCCGGTGTATTTGTGTCCTTTGGCAACTCTGGGCAGTGAACTCCGGCACACCGACGAACAGGTCAAGGCGACGACCGTAGACGGCTACGAGCGCCTGGTCCGACTGATCGCCCAGCAAACGCAGCAGCTAGGTATCGCGGGGCATGCAGACGTCGCCAATGCGATTGTTTCAACGTTGGTGGGTGCGGTGACGCTGTCCGGACTCGCCCCCGATCCACGCACAGAGGAGACGATCCTGCTGAACGCGCAAAACGTCGTTCGCGTTCTATTGCAGTGTTCGCCACAAGCAAATGTCCCGACACGTAAGCGCCGGAGTTCACAAGCAGAGCGTGCATAA
- a CDS encoding MaoC family dehydratase, producing MNQLSERYLEDFAVGQTFGSGRLRIDKERVLAFAAEFDPQPFHLDEAAARRSIFGGLAASGWHTAAVTMRLMIETELKPAGGFVGAGLDECRWPRPVRPGDELRVECEVIEVRPSKSRPEQGLIKLRTTTLNQDDEAVLVHVVNMVVLRRKQHSC from the coding sequence ATGAATCAGTTGAGCGAGCGCTATCTAGAAGATTTTGCAGTGGGGCAGACGTTCGGTTCAGGGCGGCTGCGCATCGACAAGGAGCGGGTCCTCGCGTTCGCTGCCGAATTCGATCCACAGCCCTTCCACCTCGATGAGGCGGCGGCGCGCCGCTCGATTTTCGGTGGACTGGCTGCCAGCGGCTGGCACACCGCTGCCGTGACGATGCGGTTGATGATTGAGACCGAACTCAAGCCGGCTGGCGGCTTCGTCGGCGCTGGCCTCGACGAGTGCCGCTGGCCCCGGCCAGTGCGCCCCGGTGACGAGTTGCGCGTCGAGTGCGAGGTGATCGAGGTGCGACCGTCAAAGTCGCGTCCAGAGCAGGGTCTGATCAAGCTCCGAACGACCACCCTGAACCAGGACGACGAGGCCGTGCTGGTGCATGTCGTGAACATGGTCGTGCTGCGCCGGAAACAACATTCGTGTTGA
- a CDS encoding SDR family NAD(P)-dependent oxidoreductase: MAVITGGSSGIGFAAAKLFVAEGAYVFITGRRQEELDEAVRAIGDNVSGIQGDVAKLADLDRLYESVNATGRRIDIVFANAGIAEFAALGDITEAHFDKLFSTNVKGVLFTVQKALPLLNDGGSIILTGSIASAKGTPAFWVYGATKAAIRNFVRGWTVELKDRRIRSNVLSPGPIDTPIIGQQPQDAIAKILSTIPMGRMGEADEVAKAALFLASEDSSFVTGIELFVDGGRAQI; the protein is encoded by the coding sequence GTGGCCGTCATCACCGGCGGCTCGTCGGGGATAGGCTTCGCCGCCGCTAAGCTCTTCGTCGCCGAGGGCGCCTACGTCTTCATCACCGGCCGTCGCCAGGAGGAGCTCGACGAAGCCGTAAGGGCCATCGGGGACAATGTGAGCGGCATCCAGGGAGACGTCGCCAAGTTGGCTGATCTTGATCGTCTCTATGAAAGCGTCAACGCGACAGGGCGAAGAATCGACATCGTCTTCGCCAACGCCGGCATCGCTGAGTTCGCCGCCTTGGGCGATATCACCGAAGCGCATTTCGACAAACTGTTCAGTACCAACGTGAAGGGAGTGCTCTTCACCGTCCAAAAGGCCCTGCCGCTCTTGAATGACGGCGGGTCGATCATTCTCACGGGCTCCATCGCGAGCGCCAAAGGGACGCCTGCCTTCTGGGTATACGGCGCGACCAAGGCGGCCATCCGCAATTTCGTGCGAGGGTGGACCGTGGAGCTGAAGGACCGTCGCATCCGTTCAAACGTCCTTAGCCCGGGTCCGATTGATACCCCGATCATTGGTCAGCAACCTCAGGACGCTATTGCGAAGATTTTATCTACCATCCCGATGGGACGGATGGGGGAAGCCGACGAGGTTGCCAAAGCTGCCCTGTTTCTCGCATCGGAAGACTCCAGTTTCGTCACGGGCATCGAACTCTTCGTGGATGGCGGCAGAGCGCAGATCTGA
- the serB gene encoding phosphoserine phosphatase SerB, whose product MPLILQSLTPLASADIDAIRTLAHAPSLALRAETVATASDSTPLTPALRESLDAFCGPRAIDWAIVPAGRKLSDFKLVAMDMDSTLITIECIDEIADFCGLKAEVSAITEAAMRGEITDFNESLRRRVALLKGLDASVLDRVYEERLRLSPGAEKMLQTVQALGMRTLLVSGGFVHFTEKLKTRLKLDVTRANTLEVIDGKLTGQVLGEIVNADVKARTVQEVCAQIGADPSQAIVMGDGSNDLKMMAVAGLSVAFRAKPVVRAQASVAFNHVGLDGLLQLFPH is encoded by the coding sequence ATGCCCCTGATCCTTCAAAGCCTCACCCCGCTCGCCTCCGCCGATATCGATGCTATCCGCACACTTGCCCACGCGCCCTCCCTCGCGCTGCGTGCCGAAACCGTGGCAACAGCCAGCGACAGCACACCACTGACGCCCGCCCTGCGCGAATCGCTGGATGCCTTCTGCGGCCCGCGCGCCATCGACTGGGCCATCGTGCCCGCCGGGCGCAAGCTGTCGGACTTCAAGCTGGTGGCGATGGATATGGATTCCACGCTGATCACCATCGAGTGCATCGACGAGATCGCCGACTTCTGCGGCCTCAAGGCGGAAGTCTCGGCCATCACCGAGGCCGCCATGCGCGGCGAGATCACCGATTTCAATGAAAGCCTGCGCCGCCGCGTGGCCCTGCTCAAGGGACTGGACGCCAGCGTGCTGGACCGCGTCTATGAAGAGCGCCTGCGCCTGTCGCCCGGCGCGGAGAAGATGCTGCAGACCGTGCAGGCCCTGGGCATGCGCACACTGCTGGTTTCGGGCGGTTTCGTGCATTTCACCGAGAAGCTCAAGACGCGGCTGAAGCTCGATGTCACCCGCGCGAACACGCTGGAGGTCATCGACGGCAAGCTCACCGGCCAGGTGCTGGGCGAGATCGTCAATGCCGACGTCAAGGCCCGCACGGTGCAGGAAGTGTGCGCGCAGATCGGCGCGGACCCGTCCCAGGCCATCGTCATGGGCGATGGCTCCAACGACCTCAAGATGATGGCCGTGGCCGGCCTGTCGGTGGCTTTCCGGGCCAAGCCGGTGGTGCGCGCGCAGGCCAGCGTTGCGTTCAACCATGTTGGGCTGGACGGATTGCTGCAACTGTTCCCGCATTAA